The sequence catcaaattcattttgttcaatatagatatatattgaaaccaaaaacatatacgtatatatgtaaatcactCAAATCaaaccttaaatcaacataatcaagtaaaataggAAATTCATATAGAATCATAATCATTAggttcatttgaaccgtaatttcacaataaaaagcaaaatcgtggaaAACCCCAAGTTTACAAAATACCCGTAGAAaccctgaaatatcaatttctgtaaATTctgtgattatatatatatttatatacatcaaactcaaaatatagttgatagttacttaccttggctattaattgaaaaccacaaacccgttcaattcgcctctcaactctgtctaagccatttccctccaaacatttccgaaactcaaaaactcttcggctagaacttagatctatgcataaggatgctatactttaaatttcaaataattcgaacggtcgaatatccgtaaatcaaagaaacagtgGAGAACTgataatgaataaaaaagaaaaagaaaatgaaaatgaaaagaaagaagatgatATATATAAAGAAGATGATCACGCCGCCTGAACTGAGATTTATATATCTCAAATATGAAAATATCAGGTTTGGTCCTTcgtctttctataatcttttaaaactaactctaaatatttaatttatacctaaaaccatcaaagtaactccaaatttttcctataataccaaattaacttcacaaaCTCAATAATtattagacacggacgtgacatatttcattacagttaaacctcgataaataaatattcgataaagtaataacctcaataaataaatatgcttAACTTTTTAtagtgcaaacacaacttctgATATATTTTGTTCATGttgtagcaagtagttgtttaaggtAACCATTGCTTGAAATGCCACTTTTGACGATACATTTGTGACAACGCAACTATCATTTGGCTCTAAatcatttccatcatcattgttcattattgactAGATAATTTTTTTGTCTGTAGGCGATTCCATAATTGCATCATTCTTGCTAGGATGGTTCAAAAGATGTTCGACATCGCAttttataatgaaaaattatctataaaataataaatatttgatttatcgataaataaataatctcgcttaatgaacATTTTTTTCCAGTTCCAAGGATATGtatttatcgaggttttactgtatattgtGTCGTGTCCATTTAGTCCcttttacttattattattttagttcCTGCAGTAAAATACATGTATTAGGTAAAGCCCATTGTGCTCAGTTCGAGCCTGACACAGTCTGATCCATAAATAGATCTAGTTAGAATAGAAAAACAACCGttgattattattttagaaaaaaaaaataagctaatatctactaattattaataacaataaacatatacggataataaattattaatattaacaaCAACAACTGAATCAAATATGGCTTTCTTTAACAAAATTAACACATTGATAGAAATAACAAATTGTTAAATCTAACTATTCCAAAAGTATAAGTAGATTATATTTTAGAATGTATGAAAAATAATTATGATAAAATAGATGGAACATGtaattatttaaataagtaATTTTAATTCAACTATGTATTTGAATGGACTTTTGTAAGATATTAAAATAATGAGCTAAAATCATAATAATAGAGCATATCAAACACATGACTAAACGTATACACTCACATGGGCTGGTGGTCCAGTTAGGCATAGGGTAGGGGCTATTCTCTTTCCAACCTGTCTATTTTTAATGgatcaattacatgaatatcataattaagtacaaattacaattaagtcaaatcacaaaacttaattcttaatttatcattattttctatatattatgattttacatcctAATTTAAATATTGTAGACTCCAATTCAAAccgtagaaaatatattctagacttttaatttataaattctaatccttaaaatatattaaaagtactgattttactagtttgacataaatcaaaattataacttgacatagttgtaaataattgttagaatatgaatttctgtgtaattttcccatttttAATTTGGCAAAAGTCATAAATCCCtcgatgaattatttttcacatttttcccgaTTCGTTATGAATCCaatctttatttaaattttttttatcgaatTTGAATAGCAAATATCATTAGGACAATTCGACttgttaatataaataaataaaaaatagtttCTTAACTATGAGAGAtagaaagtaaaaaataaaagaaaattacagaAATAAATTTCTAGTAGATTTTTTCAAACTCGATATTCTTCTTTTCCATTTTGCGATTTCCAACTTGAAAACACCTGTTGAAAAGCGATTTCtgtaatttatttttacttttactCTATTTTCCTAGTCAATAAACTTATTTTTCTATCTGTCCATGAGTCAGTGAAAATGTCCATATCAACAAACCGAATCCCTTAACAACACATGTCGTCTTAACTCaatgaaaaagttaaataaaagtcAAATCCATAATAAAACTAATGATTAAGAactaaatgtgaaaaaataattgataaaacttaattcttaaaacAAGCAAAATTCGCGTGCTTAATTATGAGCTTTTAATTTTTGTAAATTCACatttcaaattctaaaaaattcaaaaatctaCCCCAATTGCAAACTTTACCATGCATTAAGTCAACTAGAAAAAAATTACACTGTAccactaaattttaaaattcaacatTATATTACATaagatttcattttattttttatttttttcgtaCCACTTTTTATTATCTTATTCGATAAATTTTTCAATTACTAATAATCTAAAATTTGACATTTTTAGCTCAAATAATTCAAAATCACAACACATGTATAAatcagaaataataataataaaaatagcaTTTTAAGGTTGCTGATcttttcaattattattaattaaattatctgGTATTTCAATTTAACATATTAGCCACAAACCAATTATAATTAAACACATTAACCTCTAGTTAATAGAAAAATTAGGTTAAATTtacttatttttatgtatttgaattgaaattataatttaaCAATGTAAAAATTGCTTATATGTCTTGTGTGTCTAAATTTAAGAGGCATGTAAAATAAGTCCTGCGTTTTTAACCAAGTTAGAAATTTACAGCTAAATATTTTGTTAAATAAAGACTCAGTATAAACGACTATAAATGACGAAAAATTCAGTGTTGAAAGatcaaaaaattaatcaatagaGCCTCTGCTAATTTGTCAAATTAACACAACTTATGTTTACAGAGAACCCTACTGACACGACACATTTGACATATTTATCATTTCCGCTGCATTTATATtcgaaatatatataaataacacaacAATTGGGTATATAATTCCtgtgtttatatatttataaatgaaCCATAGTAATTCAGATCATACTTTATTTGTTGACTGCTACATTATCAAAAGtcattttgtacatttttttctaaatttcCACCCTCCAGATTATGAACCATGTTATGGGCAGCCATCCAAAGTATTAAAAGAACTGCACAGGGCAAAATAATGACAGTGCATATTGGCAGAGAGTTGATACCTATTATTCGGTATGAGAGTTGAACTGATCGGATCGGATTCCGCGTTATCGATCTACTCCGGTGGCAACCCTTATTCAACTATTGTGTCATCTCTTGCTAGAAGGGCTACAATAATCACATAGCATTCTTCAGAGAATCTCCCACTCCCTGGAAGAAGAAGTATGAGAGTGCAAAATCAGCTATAAAGATACCGACAAGAGATATAACAACAGCCGAAGTTGTTGATTCCCCAACACCTTTCGCGCCTCCTGAAGTAGTAACTCCCCAAGCACAACTTACAATAGATATTATAGCACCAAAAACCTGAGATTTGATCATTGCGCTAATTATATCCCATGGTCTAAGTACTCTCTGGGCTGAATCCAATATGATGTTTATGCTAATTCCGAACACACCATCTGATAGTAAAGCACTGGATGCCATGCCAACGGTGAAGCACATCAATGTCAACAATGGCAGAGCAAGGCAGGAAGCAATGACTCTAGGAGTCACCAAATAATCAACTGGACTTGTGCCAAGAACTCTCAATGTATCCGTTTGCTCAGAAACCTGCATTGTTCCCAACTCAGCTGCAAATGCACTCCCGATCCTCCCTGCAACCACAATGGCAGTGACCACAGGACTCAATTCCCTTGAAAAGGCTAGTGCTAATACACCACCGACAGATCGTTGCAATCCAAGTTTGGTGAACTCCCTCACGAATTGAATGGTAAATGCCATGCCGACAAATGCAGCAGTCAAGAGACAAACCCCGACTGACTTTGGCCCAACTCTTTCTAGTTGTTGAAGAGTGTTTCTCCAATGGATTTTTCCCTTTAAAATCCTGATAGTTACCTGCCCTGCCATGATAAAAACCGACAATCCCCTCCAAAGGTGCCCAGGAGGCGACCATTTGCTGAAGAGTGTATCTGCTTTCACACTAGGTGCATGGTTGGTATTTGTTTCTTCATCTACAAAGGAGATAGCTTGGTGCCCATCATTTGCATTAGGAACCACAAACAATTTGGTTTGTCGCTCAAGTAACACAGGTACATGACTGTGAGCTTCACCAGCAAAGCTAAACTGACTCAAATTCAAGGTTTTCTTGTTAATGCTCCCATTTGGCTTGCCAGTTGTTTTTCTGCAATTTGTTCAAAAATTTAAACCAATTGtatcttattttgttctatttaCAAAGAGGGAGAAAAGTGAAGCTAAAGTGCTCTAACTTGACTGTGAAAACACATACATGATGTTCCATTACCTGATGGAAATGTTCagaattggatgaagatgatga comes from Euphorbia lathyris chromosome 8, ddEupLath1.1, whole genome shotgun sequence and encodes:
- the LOC136202303 gene encoding protein TRIGALACTOSYLDIACYLGLYCEROL 1, chloroplastic-like, which translates into the protein MQAVTHHLHPILNISIRKTTGKPNGSINKKTLNLSQFSFAGEAHSHVPVLLERQTKLFVVPNANDGHQAISFVDEETNTNHAPSVKADTLFSKWSPPGHLWRGLSVFIMAGQVTIRILKGKIHWRNTLQQLERVGPKSVGVCLLTAAFVGMAFTIQFVREFTKLGLQRSVGGVLALAFSRELSPVVTAIVVAGRIGSAFAAELGTMQVSEQTDTLRVLGTSPVDYLVTPRVIASCLALPLLTLMCFTVGMASSALLSDGVFGISINIILDSAQRVLRPWDIISAMIKSQVFGAIISIVSCAWGVTTSGGAKGVGESTTSAVVISLVGIFIADFALSYFFFQGVGDSLKNAM